The Caldicellulosiruptor changbaiensis genome has a segment encoding these proteins:
- a CDS encoding heme NO-binding domain-containing protein — MKGTVVLTWLETIGNIWGDDVKRYAEKGIGLDDSTIISPTDDIDDSLVHKMIENACEKANILPQQMWREIGKNNIKTFSKWFPSYFQRLSLKGFLEYMDDVHSQLTRMIKGANPPRILFEEISPNEAYITYVSKRGFYDYFLGLLEGSAEFFNEKLDFEEIDRFKDEEGFYHLKIRIRFEKTNRKVKKALFNIIAGLGFIRSLEFKISIFSTIAVIILSFLLDPNKEEYANHLLMAGLTFITTFIAAFFILRPLKPIKDELNSLKNLDFSGSLFIKTNDKLEDFSKIVAITKSSIKKDLLLLKGGSDEIYNFSKNIKEIADKMKNLSDSVSGIVNDVAQGAVHQAEEIEKAVTILNENIENLKSIVSQQTQTKDVLADVNQTLNNSGKDILSAAKDINLLSTEFSEIVQKGSKLSEEANEVMKITSTVAEISNQINMLALNASIEAARAGNVGVGFAVVADEIRKLADSTMSFAKTINKSLKTFVEEVETLSTTLTQQFEKLVKSESTLNEVVNKNSQNIERISNVVETLISQIETLSSEAERISSVFETITSLSAISQENSASAQEMAASISMYAESIKDLLTKVADLENLSNVFKEELSKYRL, encoded by the coding sequence TTGAAAGGTACAGTAGTTCTAACATGGCTTGAAACAATTGGAAATATATGGGGAGACGATGTAAAAAGATATGCTGAGAAGGGAATAGGTTTAGATGATTCAACCATAATTTCTCCGACAGATGACATTGATGATAGTTTAGTTCACAAGATGATCGAAAATGCATGTGAAAAGGCAAACATTTTGCCTCAGCAGATGTGGAGAGAGATTGGAAAAAACAATATAAAAACGTTTAGCAAATGGTTCCCGTCATATTTCCAGAGGCTCTCTTTAAAAGGCTTTTTAGAGTATATGGACGATGTACACTCTCAGCTCACTCGCATGATAAAAGGAGCAAATCCCCCACGCATTTTGTTTGAAGAAATCTCACCAAATGAAGCATACATAACATATGTCTCAAAGCGTGGTTTTTATGACTACTTTTTGGGACTTTTAGAAGGAAGTGCTGAGTTTTTTAATGAAAAATTGGATTTTGAAGAAATTGATCGTTTTAAGGACGAAGAAGGTTTTTATCATTTAAAAATAAGAATCAGATTTGAAAAGACAAACCGAAAGGTTAAAAAAGCACTATTTAATATAATTGCAGGGTTAGGATTTATAAGGTCATTAGAGTTTAAGATTTCCATCTTTTCTACAATAGCTGTAATTATCTTAAGTTTTCTCCTTGATCCCAACAAAGAAGAATACGCAAATCATCTTCTTATGGCTGGACTTACCTTCATTACAACATTCATTGCCGCATTCTTCATCCTACGACCTCTAAAGCCTATAAAAGATGAGCTCAACTCTCTTAAAAACCTTGATTTTAGTGGCTCACTTTTCATAAAGACAAATGACAAGCTTGAAGACTTTTCAAAGATTGTCGCAATAACAAAGTCTTCTATCAAAAAGGATTTGCTTTTGCTAAAAGGTGGAAGTGATGAGATTTATAACTTTTCAAAAAACATCAAAGAGATTGCTGATAAGATGAAAAATCTTTCAGACTCTGTTTCTGGAATTGTAAATGACGTGGCCCAAGGTGCTGTTCATCAGGCAGAGGAAATTGAAAAGGCTGTTACCATTTTAAATGAAAATATAGAAAATTTAAAGTCAATTGTATCTCAACAAACTCAAACAAAAGATGTCCTTGCTGATGTAAACCAGACGCTTAACAACTCAGGCAAAGATATTTTAAGTGCTGCAAAAGATATCAATCTTCTTTCTACAGAGTTTTCTGAGATAGTTCAAAAAGGTTCAAAGCTATCTGAAGAAGCTAATGAGGTTATGAAGATTACATCAACTGTTGCTGAGATTTCAAATCAGATAAATATGCTTGCGCTAAATGCATCAATTGAGGCAGCAAGGGCAGGAAATGTTGGTGTTGGGTTTGCGGTTGTGGCAGACGAAATCAGAAAACTTGCAGACAGTACAATGTCTTTTGCTAAGACAATCAATAAGAGTTTAAAGACATTTGTAGAAGAGGTTGAAACGCTTTCTACTACTTTAACACAGCAGTTTGAAAAGCTTGTTAAAAGCGAATCCACTTTGAATGAGGTTGTGAATAAGAACAGCCAAAATATCGAAAGAATATCTAACGTGGTTGAGACTTTAATTTCTCAGATAGAAACCTTGTCTTCTGAGGCAGAAAGGATTTCTTCTGTCTTTGAAACAATTACCTCACTTTCTGCAATCTCACAAGAAAACTCGGCATCAGCTCAGGAGATGGCAGCTTCAATCTCTATGTACGCAGAGAGCATCAAAGACCTTTTGACAAAAGTAGCCGACCTTGAGAATCTTTCAAATGTATTTAAAGAAGAGCTTTCAAAATACCGATTATAA
- a CDS encoding lytic transglycosylase domain-containing protein, which translates to MNIPNVNEIITQKFEEIAARIANNNNLPQSFKTIFQNSFTASINKDVAITTYQQLSNVESTKALQNQSFANKIYELEKSSYTPYNLSTNLSKSEIINIATKKAKEYGLPPSLVLSVIEAESGFRQDAISKAGAIGLMQLMPETAKALGVNPYDPIENLDGGIRYLKEKLEQFGGNIELALAAYNAGPANVIKYGGIPPFDETVEYVQKVLLLSQKYRSFDV; encoded by the coding sequence ATGAATATTCCAAACGTAAATGAGATAATAACCCAAAAGTTTGAAGAGATTGCTGCGAGGATTGCAAACAATAATAATCTTCCACAAAGTTTTAAAACCATTTTCCAAAATAGTTTTACAGCTTCTATAAATAAAGATGTAGCAATTACCACCTACCAGCAGCTATCAAACGTTGAAAGTACAAAGGCCTTGCAAAACCAAAGCTTTGCAAATAAAATCTATGAACTTGAAAAGTCAAGTTATACACCTTATAATCTATCTACAAATCTTAGCAAAAGTGAAATCATAAACATTGCAACAAAAAAGGCAAAAGAGTATGGACTTCCGCCGAGCTTGGTTTTGAGCGTAATTGAAGCAGAGTCTGGTTTTAGACAAGATGCAATATCAAAAGCTGGGGCAATTGGACTTATGCAGCTCATGCCAGAAACTGCAAAAGCGCTTGGTGTCAACCCCTATGACCCAATTGAAAATTTAGATGGTGGAATAAGATATCTAAAAGAAAAGCTTGAGCAGTTTGGAGGCAATATTGAGCTTGCACTTGCAGCATATAATGCAGGACCTGCAAATGTCATAAAGTACGGCGGCATCCCACCTTTTGATGAAACAGTAGAGTATGTTCAAAAAGTGCTTTTGCTATCCCAAAAATACAGAAGCTTCGATGTATAA
- the ychF gene encoding redox-regulated ATPase YchF, producing MRLGIVGLPNVGKSTLFNAITKAGAEAANYPFCTIEPNVGVVAVPDERLEVLAKIYNPEKVTPAFIEFVDIAGLVKGASKGEGLGNKFLSHIREVDAIVHVVRCFDDSEIVHVEGSVDPKRDIETINLELIFADLEVLERRLEKTRKLAKNSKEAAHELEILEKIYSTLESGKMARTLKFDDEEDLKFVNSLNLLTFKPTIYAANISEKDIGKENEYVKVVKEIAAQEGSEVIVICAKLEEEIAALPDEEKKEFLKELGIEKSGLDNLIQAGYRLLGLISFLTAGEKEVRAWTIKKGTKAPQAAGKIHSDFEKGFIRAEVVPFDVLVECGGFAQAKEKGLVRSEGKDYVMQDGDVVIFRFNV from the coding sequence ATGCGACTTGGAATTGTTGGACTTCCGAATGTGGGCAAAAGCACCCTTTTTAATGCAATTACAAAAGCTGGTGCAGAGGCGGCAAACTATCCATTCTGTACAATTGAGCCAAATGTTGGAGTTGTGGCTGTACCTGATGAGAGACTTGAAGTTTTGGCAAAGATATATAATCCTGAAAAGGTAACACCTGCATTTATTGAGTTTGTTGACATTGCAGGGCTTGTAAAAGGCGCAAGCAAGGGCGAAGGTCTTGGCAACAAGTTTTTGTCTCATATAAGAGAGGTTGATGCAATAGTCCATGTGGTAAGATGTTTTGATGACTCTGAGATAGTACATGTTGAAGGAAGTGTTGATCCAAAAAGAGATATCGAGACAATTAATTTAGAGCTAATCTTTGCCGACTTGGAGGTCTTAGAAAGACGCCTTGAAAAAACTCGGAAACTTGCAAAAAACAGCAAAGAAGCAGCCCATGAGCTTGAAATCTTAGAGAAGATATATTCTACTTTGGAAAGCGGCAAAATGGCACGTACTTTGAAGTTCGATGATGAGGAAGATTTAAAGTTTGTAAACTCTTTGAATCTCCTCACATTTAAACCAACAATATATGCAGCAAATATATCTGAAAAAGACATTGGAAAAGAAAATGAATATGTAAAAGTTGTAAAAGAAATTGCCGCACAAGAAGGCTCAGAGGTAATTGTCATCTGTGCAAAGTTAGAAGAAGAGATTGCAGCTCTACCAGATGAAGAAAAGAAAGAATTCTTAAAAGAGCTGGGAATTGAAAAATCAGGACTTGACAATTTAATCCAGGCAGGGTATAGACTTTTAGGGCTCATTTCTTTCCTAACAGCTGGTGAAAAGGAAGTAAGAGCTTGGACAATCAAAAAAGGCACAAAAGCACCACAGGCAGCAGGAAAGATTCATAGCGATTTTGAAAAAGGATTTATAAGAGCTGAGGTTGTTCCATTTGATGTCTTGGTTGAGTGCGGTGGATTTGCTCAGGCAAAGGAAAAAGGACTTGTGCGCTCAGAAGGCAAAGACTATGTTATGCAAGATGGTGATGTTGTAATCTTCAGATTCAATGTGTAA
- the larC2 gene encoding nickel pincer cofactor biosynthesis protein LarC2, which translates to MTGEELSLALDKIMQAGALDVYFTPIYMKKGRPAYKLGVIVKGESLEDVVDAIFRWTSTIGIRYVELRRIEMERRQENIKDTPLRLKISSYKDIKRLKLEFEDIKKLTE; encoded by the coding sequence ATGACAGGTGAGGAGCTGTCGCTTGCTCTTGATAAGATAATGCAAGCTGGTGCATTAGATGTCTATTTTACTCCCATTTATATGAAAAAAGGAAGACCTGCGTATAAGCTTGGTGTGATTGTGAAAGGTGAAAGCCTTGAAGATGTAGTGGATGCAATATTCAGATGGACATCTACAATAGGCATTCGATATGTTGAGCTTAGGCGTATCGAGATGGAAAGGAGACAAGAAAATATAAAAGATACGCCGCTTAGGCTAAAGATTAGCTCATATAAAGATATAAAAAGGCTAAAATTAGAGTTTGAGGACATAAAGAAATTGACAGAATAA
- the larC gene encoding nickel pincer cofactor biosynthesis protein LarC, whose product MIIYFDAPAGIAGDMLVSSLIDAGVDFEYIKSNIALLGLDVEIDLKEKMVNGIKAQNFVVNVLQHHHDDYAHHHHRTFKDIKKLLQESKLPEAVKDLSIRIFEKIAKAEATVHGMDIEEIAFHEVGADDSIVDIVAFSLCIEYLKPQEVLFSPLSDGRGFTKSMHGIIPVPAPAVLEIARQNGIPIATVDIDTELITPTGIGIAATISNGFVNMPRMQIEKIGYGSGTKDLPIPNVVRAIIGKKN is encoded by the coding sequence ATGATTATCTATTTTGATGCACCAGCTGGAATAGCGGGTGATATGCTGGTTAGCTCTTTGATTGATGCGGGAGTTGATTTTGAGTATATAAAGTCAAATATAGCTTTGCTTGGGCTTGATGTTGAAATAGACCTTAAAGAAAAAATGGTGAACGGTATTAAAGCCCAAAATTTTGTTGTAAATGTTTTGCAGCATCATCACGATGATTATGCTCACCATCATCATAGAACCTTTAAAGATATCAAAAAGCTTTTACAAGAAAGTAAGCTGCCAGAAGCTGTAAAAGATTTGTCAATCAGAATTTTTGAAAAGATTGCAAAGGCCGAAGCAACTGTTCACGGTATGGACATTGAAGAGATTGCATTTCATGAGGTAGGCGCTGACGATTCAATTGTGGATATTGTTGCATTTTCACTTTGTATTGAGTATTTAAAGCCTCAAGAGGTTTTGTTCTCACCACTATCTGATGGAAGAGGGTTTACAAAATCAATGCATGGAATAATCCCTGTGCCGGCACCTGCCGTTTTGGAAATAGCAAGACAAAATGGTATTCCAATTGCAACTGTAGATATTGATACTGAGCTGATAACTCCGACTGGTATAGGGATTGCAGCAACAATTTCAAACGGTTTTGTGAACATGCCGAGAATGCAGATAGAGAAAATTGGGTATGGCAGTGGAACAAAAGATCTTCCCATTCCTAATGTAGTAAGAGCAATCATAGGAAAAAAAAACTAA
- the larB gene encoding nickel pincer cofactor biosynthesis protein LarB, producing the protein MDIRKILEDVKEDKLSIDEALKILSRLPFEDIDFAKIDHHRKIRQGMSEVVFCEGKTEQQVLKIFERMIEKGEVNIIGTRASKELYEYLKENLKGDIDYYEAARIVCAKRVEVKKNPKGHVAVVSAGTADLKVAEEAAIILEILGNNVKRVYDVGVAGIHRLFSHLDEIQSANVIVAVAGMEGALASVVAGLVSKPVIAVPTSVGYGANFKGLSALLTMLNSCANGVAVVNIDNGFGAAVVAHMINSLANGNL; encoded by the coding sequence ATGGATATAAGAAAGATATTAGAAGATGTAAAAGAAGATAAACTATCTATTGACGAAGCTCTCAAGATACTTTCCAGACTTCCATTTGAAGATATAGACTTTGCAAAGATAGACCATCACAGAAAGATTCGCCAAGGGATGTCTGAAGTCGTTTTTTGTGAAGGTAAAACAGAGCAGCAAGTTTTGAAGATTTTTGAGAGGATGATTGAAAAAGGCGAGGTAAATATCATTGGTACGCGTGCAAGCAAAGAACTTTATGAGTATTTAAAAGAAAACCTAAAAGGAGATATAGACTATTATGAAGCTGCAAGGATTGTCTGTGCAAAAAGGGTTGAGGTAAAGAAGAACCCCAAAGGCCATGTAGCAGTAGTATCTGCTGGGACTGCCGACCTTAAAGTGGCTGAAGAGGCGGCGATTATTTTAGAGATTTTGGGGAATAATGTAAAAAGAGTATATGATGTTGGTGTTGCAGGAATTCACAGGCTATTTTCTCATCTTGATGAGATTCAGTCTGCGAATGTTATAGTAGCAGTTGCTGGAATGGAAGGCGCGCTTGCATCTGTTGTTGCTGGGCTTGTGTCAAAACCTGTGATTGCTGTGCCAACATCTGTTGGATATGGCGCTAACTTTAAAGGACTGTCAGCACTTCTTACTATGCTAAACTCGTGTGCGAATGGTGTTGCGGTTGTCAACATTGACAACGGGTTTGGTGCGGCAGTTGTTGCACATATGATAAACTCTTTGGCAAACGGAAATTTGTAA
- the larE gene encoding ATP-dependent sacrificial sulfur transferase LarE: MVDPKLSYEKLEKLKDLLQSYKSVLVAFSGGVDSTFLLKVCHDVLGENCVAVFSSSALSPKREKQEAEKLAGSIGAKLIVLERDIFANEDFLKNDMFRCYYCKKDLIKRLKELKEDLKINQIVEGSNIDDLKDFRPGRKALEEENIKSPLFEIGFTKDEIRFLSKEFGLPTFDKPSMACLVTRIPYGSQVTLQKLEMIEKAEEILLEKGFKQVRVRHHGDIARIEVDFEELPRFFDLELIKDISNKIKDLGFKFVTLDLSGYRMGSMNQK; the protein is encoded by the coding sequence ATGGTTGATCCAAAGCTTTCTTATGAGAAGCTTGAGAAATTAAAAGATCTTTTACAGTCATACAAGAGCGTACTTGTTGCGTTTTCAGGGGGAGTTGATTCTACATTTTTATTAAAAGTATGCCATGATGTTTTGGGTGAAAATTGCGTTGCTGTTTTTTCAAGCTCTGCCTTAAGTCCCAAAAGAGAAAAACAAGAAGCAGAAAAACTTGCTGGTTCTATCGGAGCAAAACTAATTGTGCTTGAGAGGGATATATTTGCCAATGAGGATTTTTTAAAAAATGACATGTTCAGGTGCTATTATTGTAAAAAAGACTTGATAAAAAGACTGAAAGAGTTAAAAGAAGATCTGAAGATAAACCAAATAGTTGAAGGCTCAAACATAGATGACTTAAAAGATTTTCGACCCGGAAGAAAAGCCTTAGAAGAAGAGAACATAAAAAGTCCTTTATTTGAGATTGGATTTACCAAGGATGAGATAAGATTTTTGTCAAAAGAATTTGGTCTTCCTACTTTTGATAAGCCATCAATGGCATGTTTAGTTACCCGCATACCCTATGGTAGCCAAGTGACCTTGCAAAAACTTGAGATGATTGAAAAGGCAGAAGAGATTTTGCTTGAAAAAGGCTTCAAACAAGTAAGAGTTAGGCACCATGGCGATATTGCCAGAATTGAAGTTGATTTTGAGGAGCTTCCAAGATTTTTTGATTTAGAGCTGATAAAAGATATTTCAAACAAAATCAAAGATCTTGGATTTAAGTTTGTCACACTTGACCTGTCTGGTTATAGGATGGGAAGTATGAACCAGAAATAA
- a CDS encoding aldose epimerase family protein, whose product MDFVESYVENGMEFIKVYSKTKKSYFTVAPERGAIVVLLNLSGKDILYLNKETLFDKTKNVRGGIPILFPVCGRVVDGKITFKGQEYPMKNHGFARDAAWEVVGYIDELSQNGVVLKLSSNSFTKTFYPYDFELFIRYTINDEIFGVEMIVKNNDSEELPFYAGFHPYFLCNKDEFTLKLDCEKCFDDVEKKFVDLENFKELDFSKPEINLDFFDVGSDSIEFTLDKDKRLLLVKDKSFKNIVVWSLRDYDFVCIEPWMGEHEGYLQNKYYYLKPNDIFKATFAIVLNKE is encoded by the coding sequence TTGGATTTTGTAGAAAGCTATGTAGAAAACGGTATGGAATTTATTAAGGTATACTCAAAGACAAAAAAATCATATTTTACAGTTGCACCCGAACGGGGTGCAATTGTTGTTTTACTAAATTTAAGTGGCAAGGACATACTGTATCTTAACAAAGAGACGCTGTTTGACAAGACAAAGAATGTCCGAGGCGGAATTCCTATTTTATTTCCTGTATGTGGAAGAGTTGTGGATGGCAAGATTACATTCAAAGGTCAAGAATATCCAATGAAGAACCATGGATTTGCACGGGATGCTGCTTGGGAAGTTGTGGGCTATATAGATGAACTTTCTCAAAATGGGGTAGTATTAAAGCTTTCAAGTAATAGCTTTACAAAGACATTTTATCCATATGACTTTGAACTTTTCATCAGGTACACAATAAACGATGAAATTTTTGGAGTTGAGATGATTGTAAAGAACAACGACAGCGAAGAATTGCCATTTTATGCAGGGTTTCATCCATATTTTCTGTGTAACAAGGATGAATTTACATTGAAGCTTGACTGTGAGAAGTGTTTTGATGATGTTGAGAAGAAATTTGTCGATCTTGAAAATTTCAAAGAACTTGACTTTTCAAAACCTGAGATCAACCTTGATTTTTTTGATGTTGGAAGCGATAGTATTGAGTTTACTCTTGACAAGGACAAAAGGCTTTTGCTTGTAAAAGACAAAAGCTTTAAAAACATTGTAGTGTGGTCTTTAAGAGACTACGACTTTGTTTGCATAGAACCATGGATGGGAGAGCATGAAGGATATCTTCAAAACAAGTACTATTACTTAAAACCAAATGATATTTTTAAAGCAACATTTGCGATTGTATTGAATAAAGAATAA